One genomic window of Prosthecobacter algae includes the following:
- a CDS encoding exo-alpha-sialidase yields MKFVLAPLLSLVLALGAAAQAPLAEIVSVQKVWDKAPHQAFTDLIRFKNLFFCCFREGDGHVGGDGVIRIIISATGENWVDYATIAEKGVDLRDPKLEITPDGKRLYLLCGGSIYEGSELKGRRPRYSTSIDGKVWTPPQKLLAEGDWLWRSTVNPTDKKFYGVAYNCYPTTGGPKFEPEWSLKSYTSTDGSVWQLSSIMQVPGQPNEATMRFLKDGSAVTLVRRESGDRKGAIGVAKAPYREWTWTQLPVPLGGPNFIELPDGSLVAGSRGFGKTPGPHMVLYTMTPTSLAPLLELPSGGDCSYPGLCWHEGHLYVSYYSSHEGKTSIYVAKVKLPGVKAP; encoded by the coding sequence ATGAAGTTCGTCCTCGCTCCCTTGCTTTCCCTTGTCCTCGCTCTTGGTGCTGCCGCGCAGGCTCCCCTGGCGGAGATTGTTTCCGTACAAAAGGTCTGGGACAAGGCCCCGCATCAGGCCTTCACGGACCTCATCCGCTTTAAGAACCTGTTCTTCTGCTGCTTCCGCGAGGGGGATGGCCATGTCGGGGGCGATGGCGTCATCCGCATCATCATCTCCGCCACCGGGGAAAATTGGGTGGACTACGCCACCATTGCCGAAAAAGGCGTGGACCTGCGCGATCCGAAGCTGGAGATCACCCCGGATGGCAAGCGACTGTACCTGCTCTGTGGCGGCTCCATCTATGAGGGCAGTGAGCTCAAAGGCCGCCGCCCGCGCTACTCCACCTCCATTGATGGCAAGGTGTGGACGCCTCCGCAAAAGCTGCTGGCCGAGGGCGACTGGCTGTGGCGCAGCACCGTGAATCCCACCGACAAGAAATTCTACGGCGTGGCCTACAACTGCTACCCGACCACCGGCGGCCCCAAGTTTGAGCCTGAGTGGTCGCTGAAATCCTACACCAGCACTGACGGCAGCGTGTGGCAGCTTTCCTCCATCATGCAGGTGCCAGGCCAGCCGAATGAAGCGACGATGCGCTTTCTCAAAGACGGCAGCGCTGTGACCCTGGTGCGCCGTGAATCCGGCGACCGCAAAGGTGCCATCGGCGTGGCCAAAGCCCCGTATCGTGAATGGACCTGGACCCAGCTTCCCGTGCCGCTGGGCGGCCCGAATTTCATTGAGCTGCCCGATGGCAGCCTCGTCGCCGGCTCACGCGGTTTTGGCAAAACTCCCGGCCCGCACATGGTGCTCTACACCATGACGCCCACCAGCCTCGCCCCATTGCTGGAGCTACCCAGCGGCGGCGACTGCAGCTACCCCGGCCTGTGCTGGCATGAGGGCCACCTCTACGTGAGCTACTACTCCAGCCACGAAGGCAAAACGAGCATCTACGTGGCCAAGGTGAAACTGCCAGGAGTGAAAGCCCCGTGA
- a CDS encoding dihydrofolate reductase encodes MSAAPRLIAIVAMASNRVIGRAGTLPWHFPEDLKFFKRTTLGHPILMGRTTYESIGRPLPGRQNIVLSRTMQPREGLTVIRDVAELLSVCPEAETLFVIGGAQVYAELLPQCDGLYLTLVKEAHEGDTFLPAFEHLFDLKEVLEETDALEFRYYEAKR; translated from the coding sequence ATGTCCGCCGCCCCCCGCCTCATCGCCATCGTCGCCATGGCCAGCAACCGCGTCATCGGTCGCGCCGGCACCCTGCCCTGGCATTTCCCGGAAGATCTGAAATTCTTCAAACGGACCACCCTGGGCCATCCCATCCTCATGGGCCGCACCACCTATGAATCCATCGGCCGCCCGCTGCCTGGCCGTCAAAACATCGTGCTCAGCCGCACGATGCAGCCCCGCGAAGGCCTCACCGTGATCCGCGATGTGGCCGAGCTGCTCAGCGTCTGCCCCGAGGCTGAAACCCTCTTTGTCATCGGCGGAGCCCAAGTCTATGCCGAACTCCTGCCCCAGTGCGACGGCCTCTACCTGACCCTCGTCAAAGAAGCCCACGAAGGCGACACCTTCCTCCCTGCCTTTGAGCACTTGTTTGACCTCAAAGAAGTCCTCGAAGAAACCGACGCGCTCGAGTTTCGGTACTATGAGGCGAAGCGGTAG
- the rplS gene encoding 50S ribosomal protein L19 has translation MSNIIDKIDSEQLKKEVASFKVGDSVKIHTRVIEGDKERIQIFAGIIISHKGSGLNEAFTVRKISYGEGVERVFPVHSPKVAKIEVVKSGKVRRARLHYLRGRKGKQAMTVKEQAYNSNEA, from the coding sequence ATGAGCAACATCATCGACAAAATTGACTCTGAACAACTCAAGAAGGAAGTCGCTTCCTTCAAGGTGGGTGACAGTGTGAAAATCCACACCCGAGTCATCGAAGGTGACAAGGAGCGTATTCAGATCTTCGCGGGCATCATCATCTCCCACAAGGGCTCCGGTCTGAACGAAGCGTTCACCGTGCGCAAGATCTCCTACGGCGAAGGTGTGGAGCGTGTGTTCCCCGTCCACAGCCCCAAGGTCGCCAAGATCGAAGTGGTCAAGTCCGGCAAAGTCCGTCGCGCCCGCCTTCACTACCTCCGCGGTCGTAAGGGCAAGCAGGCCATGACTGTCAAGGAGCAGGCTTACAACAGCAACGAAGCTTAA
- a CDS encoding type III pantothenate kinase → MTADYLLIDVGNGRTKLGLATRDAILDRRDLPTREVTPDLARQAAAGWDFMQVILCSVVPAAIPAFQAAFPGLLVLRHDTPMGIGIRYPKPESIGPDRLANTVALAHLHGAPGVVIDFGTAVTFDILSEDRHYLGGVIAPGLRLMTDYLHERTALLPQVELQEPETAIGQSTVGAIQAGAAIGYRGMIKGILEAVRKELPVGPLHIVATGGDAEWITAGMECDIAVDPDLTLHGLRLVGNLRALTHV, encoded by the coding sequence ATGACCGCCGATTATCTCCTGATTGATGTGGGCAATGGCCGCACCAAGCTGGGCCTGGCTACCCGGGATGCCATTTTGGACCGGCGAGACCTCCCCACAAGGGAGGTGACGCCAGATCTGGCACGCCAGGCTGCCGCAGGGTGGGACTTTATGCAGGTGATCCTGTGCAGTGTGGTCCCAGCGGCTATCCCGGCCTTTCAGGCGGCCTTCCCCGGCCTGCTGGTGCTGCGGCATGACACCCCCATGGGCATCGGCATCCGCTACCCCAAGCCGGAAAGCATCGGCCCAGACCGCCTGGCCAATACGGTGGCCCTGGCCCACCTGCATGGGGCTCCAGGGGTAGTGATTGATTTTGGCACGGCGGTGACCTTCGACATCCTTTCAGAAGACCGCCACTACTTGGGTGGCGTTATCGCACCGGGGCTGCGCCTGATGACGGACTACCTGCACGAGCGCACCGCCCTGCTGCCCCAGGTGGAACTGCAAGAGCCGGAGACCGCCATTGGCCAATCCACCGTCGGCGCCATCCAGGCCGGGGCCGCCATCGGCTACCGGGGCATGATCAAGGGCATCCTGGAAGCCGTGCGAAAGGAGCTGCCTGTGGGCCCCCTGCACATCGTCGCCACCGGGGGCGATGCGGAATGGATCACCGCCGGAATGGAATGCGACATCGCCGTGGACCCGGATTTGACCTTGCATGGGCTGCGTTTGGTGGGCAATCTCCGCGCCCTCACCCATGTCTGA
- a CDS encoding ROK family protein: protein MSESSITSVGIDFGGTSVKLGVCRGGELLATDAPIPTANFAGPAALIGEMASRVAKLRETYPDIAAIGVGVPGLVDFDHGFVHILTNVPGWKHVPLKAILGEKTGLPVVVENDANAMAYAEFRYGAARGLKNVVALTMGTGIGGGLILNGQLYRGSGCAAGEIGQMSIECDGRSGHYGNLGALEKYTGNKEIAEHAVQRYAEAHVKKTVEECTPKNIADAAKAGDDIARQIWDEIADWLGTSLSSIAWLLNPDAFVIGGGVAQAGDLIFDPLKRKVQSMLSTVVWERLQILPARFSNESGIIGNAALAADSIA, encoded by the coding sequence ATGTCTGAAAGTTCTATCACCTCGGTTGGCATTGATTTCGGCGGCACCTCGGTCAAACTCGGCGTCTGCCGGGGCGGCGAATTGCTGGCCACGGATGCCCCCATCCCCACCGCCAATTTTGCCGGCCCTGCCGCACTCATCGGTGAGATGGCCAGCCGTGTGGCCAAGCTGCGCGAGACCTACCCCGACATCGCCGCTATTGGCGTGGGTGTGCCTGGGCTGGTGGACTTTGACCACGGGTTTGTCCATATCCTGACCAATGTTCCTGGCTGGAAGCATGTACCGCTGAAAGCTATCCTGGGTGAAAAGACGGGCCTGCCGGTGGTGGTGGAAAATGATGCGAATGCGATGGCCTACGCGGAGTTCCGCTATGGCGCAGCCCGAGGGCTGAAGAATGTGGTGGCCCTGACCATGGGCACCGGCATCGGCGGTGGCCTCATTTTGAATGGCCAGCTTTACCGTGGCAGCGGCTGCGCGGCCGGGGAGATCGGCCAGATGAGCATCGAATGCGATGGCCGCTCAGGCCATTACGGCAACCTGGGCGCTTTGGAAAAATACACGGGCAATAAGGAGATCGCCGAGCACGCCGTGCAGCGCTATGCCGAAGCCCACGTGAAGAAGACCGTGGAAGAGTGCACGCCAAAAAACATCGCCGATGCCGCCAAGGCGGGTGATGACATCGCCCGCCAGATCTGGGATGAAATCGCGGACTGGCTGGGCACTTCCCTCTCCAGCATCGCTTGGCTGCTGAACCCAGATGCCTTCGTGATCGGTGGTGGTGTAGCGCAGGCGGGCGATCTGATCTTTGATCCGCTGAAGCGCAAGGTGCAGTCCATGCTCAGCACCGTCGTCTGGGAGCGGCTGCAGATCCTGCCAGCCCGCTTCAGCAATGAATCCGGCATCATCGGGAATGCGGCCCTGGCAGCAGATTCCATCGCCTGA
- a CDS encoding lysophospholipid acyltransferase family protein → MAKIRIKNIGKVVALLMRGIGATLRFEVEDRAGAFNTSRTGWIWAFWHNRMFVIPYVHELWFAHIPGAILSSPSGDGQIIADACAAFGFEAARGSSSKPQKGLAALIMMAEKVKEGRDIGITPDGPRGPVYQLQPGIIKLGQLTGGTIVPVRVEYSHAIRFKTWDQFLLPLPFSKVRVIFEPTMTVPRKMAEEEFEAERLKLELAMGRG, encoded by the coding sequence ATGGCAAAAATCAGGATCAAGAACATCGGCAAAGTGGTCGCGCTGCTCATGCGCGGCATTGGGGCGACCCTGCGCTTTGAGGTGGAGGACCGGGCCGGCGCCTTCAATACCTCACGCACAGGATGGATCTGGGCCTTTTGGCATAACCGAATGTTTGTCATCCCTTATGTGCACGAACTCTGGTTTGCCCACATTCCTGGTGCTATCTTGAGCAGCCCCAGCGGCGATGGCCAGATCATTGCCGATGCCTGCGCCGCCTTCGGTTTTGAGGCCGCCCGTGGCTCCAGTTCCAAACCACAAAAGGGCTTGGCTGCGCTGATCATGATGGCCGAAAAGGTGAAGGAAGGGCGCGACATCGGCATCACTCCAGATGGCCCGCGCGGGCCTGTCTATCAATTGCAGCCCGGCATCATCAAGCTGGGCCAGCTCACCGGCGGCACCATTGTGCCCGTGCGTGTGGAGTACAGCCATGCCATCCGGTTCAAAACCTGGGACCAGTTTCTTCTGCCGCTGCCTTTTTCCAAAGTCCGCGTCATTTTCGAGCCTACAATGACCGTGCCGCGCAAGATGGCGGAGGAAGAGTTCGAGGCTGAACGCCTCAAGCTGGAACTGGCCATGGGCAGGGGCTGA
- a CDS encoding alpha/beta fold hydrolase, with product MKKLVFEPVTGAAKEWVVMLPGRYSSPMEFDREGLVAQIQKKRPEARIVVPDLHLGYYMNRAVEICLWEEILSPAYKEGMQVTMVGVSMGGLGALIAVLKYPHAVQEVLLLAPYLGDPALMEEISKAGGLAFWRAGNVEAVDKDSSMRLLWARLKETWLTASGPEIPVALACGLRDRHRVSNELFARSFLTRENYHEVAGGHDWAAWRLGLEAMLK from the coding sequence GTGAAGAAACTTGTGTTTGAACCGGTGACTGGAGCGGCCAAAGAGTGGGTGGTGATGCTGCCCGGACGATACAGTTCGCCGATGGAATTTGATCGCGAGGGGTTGGTCGCACAGATTCAAAAAAAGCGGCCGGAAGCACGGATCGTGGTGCCAGATTTGCATCTGGGATATTATATGAATCGCGCGGTGGAGATATGCCTGTGGGAGGAGATTTTATCCCCTGCTTACAAGGAAGGAATGCAGGTAACGATGGTGGGAGTGTCAATGGGGGGACTGGGCGCTTTGATCGCTGTACTTAAGTATCCCCATGCAGTTCAAGAGGTGCTTCTCTTGGCTCCGTATCTGGGGGACCCAGCCCTGATGGAGGAGATTTCGAAGGCCGGGGGGCTAGCATTCTGGAGAGCTGGGAATGTTGAAGCCGTGGATAAAGACTCGTCTATGAGATTGCTCTGGGCTCGACTGAAGGAGACTTGGCTAACCGCCTCTGGGCCTGAGATCCCCGTAGCTTTGGCCTGTGGGTTACGGGATCGTCATCGAGTGTCGAATGAACTCTTTGCCCGGAGCTTTCTGACGCGTGAAAACTACCATGAGGTGGCAGGAGGTCACGACTGGGCAGCTTGGCGCTTGGGCCTGGAAGCGATGTTGAAGTGA